From Streptomyces cyaneogriseus subsp. noncyanogenus, the proteins below share one genomic window:
- a CDS encoding gamma-glutamyltransferase family protein, with protein sequence MFTTRPTLQGTFGMVSSTHWLASQTAMAVLEDGGNAYDAAVAGAFVLHVVEPHLNGPAGEVPILFAPAGGEVRVVCGQGVAPAGATAAHYRGLGLELVPGTGPLAAAVPGAFDAWMLLLRDHGTKSLPDVLKYAIGYAEHGHPPVERVGETVETVRELFETEWTSSAEVYLPGGRPPRAGELFRNPALAATWKRLLAETAGAGDREARIEAAREVWRTGFIAEALVRQAGRPTLDTSGERHTGTLAAADLAAWSATYETPVTYDWNGWTICKPGPWSQGPVLLQQLALLPAELPPYGSADYLHLLIEGCKLAMADREAWYGDAAEVPVEELLSEAYNARRRRLIGDAASRELRPGSPGGRPPRLAAHARVAAAEGAGFEALGVGEPTVAKGPASPVPGEPAVSPDGGTRGDTCHLDIVDRWGNMVAATPSGGWLQSNPVVPELGFPLGTRLQMAWLEEGLPNTLTPGRRPRTTLTPSIALRDGVPFMAFGTPGGDQQDQWQLHFLLAVALRDRVRGGLDLQGAIDAPNWHNDSFPGSFFPRGMRPGSVTVESRTDPAVIEELRRRGHDVTVGDPWSEGRLCAVARDPETGVLSAAANPRGMQGYAVGR encoded by the coding sequence ATGTTCACCACCCGTCCCACCCTCCAGGGCACCTTCGGCATGGTGTCCTCCACGCACTGGCTGGCCTCGCAGACCGCGATGGCCGTCCTGGAGGACGGCGGCAACGCCTACGACGCCGCCGTGGCGGGCGCGTTCGTGCTGCACGTCGTCGAGCCGCACTTGAACGGGCCGGCCGGCGAGGTGCCGATCCTGTTCGCCCCGGCGGGCGGCGAGGTCCGGGTGGTGTGCGGCCAGGGCGTCGCCCCGGCCGGCGCCACGGCCGCCCACTACCGGGGGCTCGGCCTGGAACTCGTACCCGGCACGGGCCCGCTCGCCGCAGCCGTGCCCGGCGCGTTCGACGCCTGGATGCTCCTGCTGCGCGACCACGGCACCAAGTCCCTCCCCGACGTGCTGAAGTACGCCATCGGATACGCCGAACACGGGCACCCGCCCGTGGAGCGCGTCGGCGAGACCGTCGAGACCGTGCGCGAGCTGTTCGAGACGGAGTGGACCTCCTCGGCGGAGGTGTACCTGCCCGGCGGACGGCCGCCCCGCGCGGGCGAGCTGTTCCGCAACCCCGCCCTCGCCGCCACCTGGAAGCGGCTCCTCGCCGAGACCGCCGGCGCGGGGGACCGCGAGGCACGCATCGAGGCCGCCCGCGAGGTGTGGCGCACCGGGTTCATCGCCGAGGCCCTGGTACGGCAGGCCGGGCGTCCCACACTGGACACCAGCGGCGAGCGGCACACCGGCACCCTCGCCGCCGCCGACCTCGCCGCCTGGTCGGCGACGTACGAGACCCCGGTGACGTACGACTGGAACGGCTGGACCATATGCAAGCCCGGCCCCTGGAGCCAGGGCCCGGTCCTCCTCCAGCAACTCGCGCTGCTCCCGGCCGAACTGCCGCCCTACGGCTCCGCCGACTACCTGCACCTGCTGATCGAGGGCTGCAAACTCGCCATGGCCGACCGGGAGGCGTGGTACGGCGATGCCGCCGAGGTGCCCGTCGAGGAACTGCTCTCGGAGGCGTACAACGCGCGGCGCAGGCGTCTGATCGGGGACGCGGCCTCCCGCGAGCTGCGACCCGGCAGCCCCGGCGGACGCCCGCCGCGGCTGGCGGCGCACGCACGCGTGGCGGCCGCCGAGGGGGCCGGCTTCGAGGCGCTGGGCGTGGGGGAGCCCACGGTCGCCAAGGGACCGGCCTCCCCGGTGCCGGGCGAACCGGCCGTCTCCCCGGACGGCGGCACCCGCGGCGACACCTGCCATCTCGACATCGTCGACCGCTGGGGCAACATGGTCGCCGCCACGCCCAGCGGCGGCTGGCTGCAATCCAACCCGGTCGTCCCGGAACTCGGCTTCCCGCTCGGCACCCGCCTCCAGATGGCCTGGCTGGAGGAGGGCCTGCCGAACACCCTCACGCCGGGCCGCCGCCCCCGCACCACCCTGACCCCCTCGATCGCGCTGCGCGACGGCGTCCCGTTCATGGCGTTCGGCACGCCCGGCGGCGACCAGCAGGACCAGTGGCAGCTCCACTTCCTCCTCGCGGTCGCGCTGCGCGACCGGGTGCGCGGGGGGCTCGACCTCCAGGGCGCCATCGACGCCCCGAACTGGCACAACGACAGCTTCCCCGGCTCCTTCTTCCCGCGCGGCATGCGGCCGGGCAGCGTCACCGTCGAGTCCCGCACGGACCCGGCCGTCATCGAGGAGCTACGGCGCCGCGGCCATGACGTCACGGTCGGCGACCCCTGGTCGGAGGGCCGGCTGTGCGCCGTCGCCCGGGACCCGGAGACGGGCGTCCTGTCGGCCGCCGCCAACCCGAGGGGCATGCAGGGCTACGCGGTGGGCCGCTGA
- a CDS encoding ArsR/SmtB family transcription factor: MTDADPVLRALAHPVRLRMLTLMWPGPMSAAELSRELDISHALASRHLRTLDAVGLVELAEERTRRGGWERRYRTVHGSPLSDRSDGARLLGATLAHTLQERAVRRHPEGRGVTVDAELWVDPEAWEAARQQLAGIAAQLHDAARPPRSPGTIPVGVTLMAFPMRETSHTDAPGGPCPGPEAP; encoded by the coding sequence GTGACCGACGCAGACCCCGTCCTGAGAGCGCTCGCCCATCCCGTACGCCTGCGGATGCTCACCCTCATGTGGCCGGGACCGATGTCCGCCGCCGAGCTCTCCCGCGAACTGGACATCTCACACGCCCTGGCCAGTCGGCACCTCAGGACCCTGGACGCCGTCGGCCTGGTCGAACTGGCGGAGGAGCGCACCCGTCGCGGCGGCTGGGAGCGCCGCTACCGCACCGTCCACGGGTCACCGCTGTCCGACCGGAGCGACGGGGCCCGGTTGCTGGGAGCGACCCTGGCCCACACGCTCCAGGAACGCGCCGTGCGCCGGCACCCGGAAGGAAGGGGGGTGACGGTCGACGCGGAGCTGTGGGTGGACCCGGAGGCGTGGGAAGCGGCCCGGCAGCAGCTCGCCGGCATCGCGGCACAGCTCCACGACGCCGCCCGCCCGCCGCGCTCGCCCGGAACGATTCCCGTGGGCGTGACCCTGATGGCCTTCCCCATGCGGGAGACCTCGCACACCGACGCCCCTGGGGGGCCGTGCCCCGGGCCGGAGGCTCCGTGA
- a CDS encoding MFS transporter, whose translation MAVGLLAVVRDRNARLYMAGVTVSGFGDAAMLLAAGVWVKELTGSDSLAALVGFCAWAPALAGPFIGTLVDRTRRRTLLIATSSALAVVMTAPLAVRSSRDVWVLFAVLTMVGVGTVLMDAAETALIGSAVPGELRGDFNGLVRTAIESNKLIGPLVGAGLFTLLGGPVVALLNAVSFLLGAVAFSLIRVREPAPAHRPRKNWTAETAAGFRHLWGHPLLRSLVVAGACAMAASSLSSAATYALVDTGLRRPAAFAGVLTSVQGLGSVVSGLAAGALLRRVPARVLSALGLVLFALGALARLTGSVPVVAGGSLLIGLGLPWPLISALTMVQRQTPDELLGRVAATANTLIFTPTGLALLAGTAMVAVFDYRVQLLTAGALGLAAAVLTAVTARARRRLGPAGPGPDDRRRETEAARKGGKDG comes from the coding sequence ATGGCTGTGGGCCTGCTGGCGGTGGTGCGCGATCGCAACGCCCGCCTCTACATGGCGGGGGTGACCGTCTCGGGCTTCGGCGACGCGGCCATGCTTCTGGCCGCCGGGGTCTGGGTGAAGGAACTGACCGGTTCCGACAGCCTCGCGGCCCTGGTGGGGTTCTGCGCCTGGGCACCCGCCTTGGCCGGGCCGTTCATCGGCACGCTGGTCGACCGGACGCGCCGCCGTACGCTGCTGATCGCCACGAGCTCCGCGCTGGCCGTGGTCATGACGGCGCCGCTCGCCGTGCGTTCCTCGCGGGACGTCTGGGTGCTCTTCGCCGTGCTGACCATGGTGGGCGTGGGCACGGTGCTCATGGACGCCGCCGAGACCGCGTTGATCGGATCAGCCGTTCCGGGCGAACTGCGCGGGGACTTCAACGGCTTGGTCCGGACCGCGATCGAGAGCAACAAACTGATCGGTCCCCTGGTCGGCGCGGGTCTGTTCACCCTGCTCGGCGGGCCCGTCGTCGCGCTGCTCAACGCGGTCTCCTTCCTCCTGGGCGCCGTGGCGTTCAGCCTGATCCGCGTGCGCGAACCCGCACCCGCGCACCGGCCGCGGAAGAACTGGACCGCCGAGACCGCGGCGGGCTTCCGCCACCTGTGGGGTCATCCGCTGCTGCGCTCGCTGGTTGTCGCGGGCGCCTGTGCCATGGCGGCTTCGAGCCTCAGCAGCGCGGCGACGTACGCACTCGTCGACACCGGACTGCGTCGGCCCGCGGCGTTCGCCGGTGTCCTCACCTCCGTCCAGGGGCTCGGGTCGGTCGTCAGCGGCCTGGCGGCGGGCGCCCTGCTGCGCCGGGTCCCGGCGCGCGTCCTGTCGGCCCTCGGGCTCGTGCTCTTCGCCCTCGGGGCCCTGGCCCGGCTCACCGGCTCCGTCCCCGTCGTGGCGGGCGGCAGCCTGCTCATCGGCCTGGGCCTGCCCTGGCCGCTCATCAGCGCGCTGACCATGGTGCAGAGGCAGACGCCGGACGAACTCCTCGGCAGGGTCGCGGCCACCGCGAACACCCTGATCTTCACCCCGACCGGGCTCGCTCTCCTCGCGGGTACGGCCATGGTCGCCGTCTTCGACTACCGGGTGCAGCTCCTCACGGCCGGCGCGCTCGGCCTGGCGGCGGCGGTGCTGACGGCGGTCACCGCCCGCGCCCGCCGCCGGCTCGGTCCCGCCGGGCCGGGCCCGGACGATCGACGGCGCGAGACCGAAGCCGCGCGGAAAGGCGGAAAGGACGGGTGA
- a CDS encoding inositol monophosphatase family protein, whose product MIQDSETVDAFLARHASDVEETVRQAAALEIMPRWQRLAAHEIDQKAGPHDLVTDADRKAERYLTEQLVALLPGSVVVGEEAVHANPASYEAIRGEGPVWIVDPVDGTRQFVHGETGFCTLVALALRGVVLASWTYAPAREQFATAIRGQGAFLEGERLHAGPPEPGRDLRVATSHPDYTTQEQKRALLGLWTKGVAPRACGSAGLEYLAVARGESDATAFSWEAAWDHAAGLLLVEEAGGTHLTRTGEPFRITGGNDLPFTAARDAATARQVAALLSGGAA is encoded by the coding sequence ATGATCCAAGACAGCGAAACCGTCGACGCGTTTCTCGCCCGGCACGCCTCCGACGTGGAGGAGACCGTGCGCCAGGCCGCCGCACTGGAGATCATGCCCCGCTGGCAGCGGCTCGCCGCGCACGAGATCGACCAGAAGGCGGGACCGCACGATCTGGTGACGGACGCCGACCGCAAGGCCGAGCGGTATCTCACCGAGCAGCTCGTCGCCCTCCTGCCCGGCTCCGTCGTCGTCGGCGAGGAGGCGGTGCACGCCAACCCCGCGTCCTACGAGGCGATACGCGGCGAGGGACCGGTGTGGATCGTGGACCCGGTCGACGGGACGCGCCAGTTCGTGCACGGCGAGACGGGGTTCTGCACGCTGGTCGCGCTCGCTCTGCGCGGCGTGGTGCTCGCCTCGTGGACCTACGCCCCCGCCCGGGAGCAGTTCGCCACGGCGATACGCGGCCAGGGCGCCTTCCTGGAGGGCGAGCGGCTGCACGCCGGGCCGCCGGAGCCCGGCCGTGACCTGCGGGTCGCCACCTCCCACCCGGACTACACCACGCAGGAGCAGAAGCGCGCCCTGCTCGGCCTGTGGACCAAGGGGGTGGCCCCCCGCGCCTGCGGCTCGGCCGGGCTGGAGTACCTCGCCGTCGCCCGCGGCGAGTCCGACGCCACGGCGTTCTCATGGGAGGCGGCCTGGGATCACGCGGCCGGTCTGCTCCTCGTGGAGGAGGCGGGCGGCACCCATCTGACCCGCACCGGCGAGCCCTTCCGCATCACGGGCGGCAACGACCTGCCGTTCACCGCCGCCCGCGACGCCGCCACGGCCCGGCAGGTGGCGGCACTCCTGTCCGGCGGGGCGGCCTGA
- a CDS encoding phytoene desaturase family protein, with translation MLDAVVVGAGPNGLTAAVELARRGFSVAVFEARHTVGGGARTEELTLPGFRHDPCSAAHPLAISSPAFRGLPLERYGLRWLHAELPMAHPFPDGSAAVLARSVGATAASFGPRDAGTYRRLVEPFLPRWDTLVRDFMSLPLSALPRDPVTLARFGLAGLPPSTWLLRRFRDEKARTLLAGLVAHVMAPLGGFATSAIGLVFALAAHARGWPVARGGSQAISDALTAHLTDLGGAVHTDYEVKRLDDLPPARAYVFDTSPTALARIAGLGRYYDGYRYGPGVFKIDYALDGPVPWTAPEARVAGTVQIGADSAEIGAALRAASHEGRAPDRPFLITVQPSVADPTRAPAGKQVFWAYGHVPNGWTGDLTDAVERQLERFAPGFRDRVLARATAGPPELAARNANYVGGDIASGAVRGLRILLRPKLSLFPYATPHPAVFICSSATPPGPGVHGMAGHNAAKAVWRKLRQT, from the coding sequence ATGCTCGATGCGGTCGTGGTGGGGGCGGGGCCGAACGGGCTGACCGCCGCCGTGGAGCTGGCCCGGCGCGGTTTCTCCGTGGCCGTCTTCGAAGCGCGACACACCGTCGGCGGCGGCGCCCGCACCGAGGAGCTCACCCTGCCCGGCTTCCGGCACGACCCGTGCTCCGCGGCCCACCCCCTCGCGATCAGCTCGCCCGCCTTCCGCGGCCTGCCCCTGGAGCGCTACGGCCTGCGGTGGCTGCACGCCGAGCTGCCCATGGCACACCCGTTCCCGGACGGTTCGGCCGCCGTGCTGGCGCGGTCGGTCGGCGCGACGGCCGCCTCCTTCGGACCGCGTGACGCGGGCACCTACCGCAGGCTGGTCGAGCCCTTCCTGCCCCGCTGGGACACCCTCGTCCGCGACTTCATGTCCCTGCCGCTCAGCGCGCTGCCCCGCGACCCGGTCACCCTCGCCCGCTTCGGCCTCGCCGGCCTGCCCCCGTCGACCTGGCTGCTGCGCCGCTTCCGCGACGAGAAGGCCAGGACGCTGCTGGCCGGGCTCGTCGCCCACGTCATGGCCCCGCTCGGCGGCTTCGCCACCAGCGCCATCGGCCTGGTCTTCGCCCTCGCCGCGCACGCCCGCGGCTGGCCCGTCGCCCGCGGCGGCTCCCAGGCCATCTCCGACGCCCTCACCGCCCATCTGACCGACCTCGGCGGCGCCGTGCACACCGACTACGAGGTCAAGCGCCTGGACGACCTGCCGCCCGCGCGCGCCTACGTCTTCGACACCTCGCCCACCGCCCTGGCCCGGATCGCCGGCCTGGGCCGGTACTACGACGGCTACCGCTACGGACCCGGCGTCTTCAAGATCGACTACGCGCTGGACGGCCCGGTCCCCTGGACCGCGCCGGAGGCCCGGGTGGCCGGCACCGTCCAGATCGGCGCCGACAGCGCCGAGATCGGCGCCGCCCTGCGCGCCGCCTCCCATGAGGGCCGCGCCCCCGACAGGCCGTTCCTCATCACCGTGCAGCCCAGCGTCGCCGACCCCACCCGGGCCCCGGCCGGCAAGCAGGTGTTCTGGGCGTACGGCCATGTCCCCAACGGCTGGACCGGCGACCTCACCGACGCCGTCGAACGCCAACTGGAGCGCTTCGCGCCGGGCTTCCGCGACCGCGTCCTGGCCCGTGCCACCGCCGGCCCGCCCGAGCTGGCCGCCCGCAACGCCAACTACGTCGGCGGCGACATCGCCTCCGGCGCGGTCCGCGGCCTGCGGATTCTGCTGCGCCCCAAGCTCTCCCTCTTCCCCTACGCGACCCCGCACCCGGCCGTCTTCATCTGTTCGTCGGCCACCCCGCCGGGCCCCGGAGTGCACGGCATGGCGGGACACAACGCGGCGAAGGCCGTCTGGCGAAAGCTCAGGCAGACATGA
- a CDS encoding O-acetyl-ADP-ribose deacetylase has translation MTTLTLVQGDITGQSVDAIVNAANSSLLGGSGVDGAIHRRGGPAILAECRRLRATRYGRGLPTGQAVATTAGDLDARWVIHTVGPVHSATEDRSGLLASCYRESLRVADELGARTVAFPAISTGVYRWPPDDAARIAITAVRDARTSVEEVRFVLLDARVHAAFAALTG, from the coding sequence ATGACCACCCTGACGCTCGTCCAGGGGGACATCACCGGCCAGAGCGTCGACGCGATCGTCAACGCGGCCAACTCCTCCCTGCTGGGCGGGAGCGGCGTCGACGGCGCGATCCACCGCCGCGGCGGCCCCGCCATCCTGGCCGAGTGCCGCAGGCTGCGCGCCACCCGGTACGGCCGGGGGCTGCCCACCGGGCAGGCGGTCGCCACCACCGCGGGCGACCTCGACGCCCGCTGGGTGATCCACACCGTGGGCCCCGTCCACAGCGCCACCGAGGACCGCTCCGGCCTGCTCGCCTCCTGCTACCGGGAGTCGCTGCGGGTCGCCGACGAACTCGGCGCCCGGACAGTGGCGTTCCCCGCCATCTCCACCGGCGTCTACCGCTGGCCGCCGGACGACGCCGCCCGCATCGCGATCACGGCCGTACGGGACGCGCGGACCTCGGTCGAGGAGGTCCGGTTCGTCCTGCTGGACGCGCGGGTCCACGCGGCCTTCGCCGCGCTCACCGGCTGA
- a CDS encoding glycoside hydrolase family 2 TIM barrel-domain containing protein — MPHSPMSPADLPAPRPRPVVSRRRLLESGAALLGGAVLAAPSTPSAAAPAAGSRAVTDGPPAWNDFGVFRLGTEPPHTTLMPYADVRQALAGDRTRSPYRLSLDGRWKFAYAERPDDRDPDFHRTDVDDRDWDTIPVPSVWQLHGYDRPIYLNITYPYWGPNGLGEEPQPPAAPTRYNPVGQYRRTFTVPRDWSGRRTFLHFEGVKSAHYVWINGELVGYDEDSYTPSEYDITDHLRPGTNQIAVEVYRYSDGDWLEDQDMIRLSGIFRSVYLYSTPAVHLRDFTLGTPLNDTYTAAELTVTASVRAYGGAGGGRYTVETQLYDARGHAVWARPLEQTADLGTVRAGEDVTVRAARAVADPKLWSAEHPHLYTAVLRLRDPSGKVTETLSHRVGFREFALKDGLMRINGKPVSLRGTNRHEMHPARGTALTREDMVQDIGLIKRLNMNSVRTSHYPDNPLWYELADEYGLYLVDETNLETHGIRDEYPGDHPEWTAACVARAQNMVHRDKNHASVVIWSLGNEAGGGSTFTAMHDWIRSYDPTRVIQYEGDDRPGISDIRSEMYDTPQRVEQRAKDTSDTRPYVMIEYSHAMGNSNGNFKKYWDVVRRHDVLQGGWIWDFVDQSLSWPVPARTLLTETGPAGLRGEILAPSGTFDRDEGLSGGTVFARDDRLDITGSLTLEAWVTPHVTGYHQPIIAKGDTQYALKQNGRRLEFFIHSGGQWITATWALPDDWTGREHHLAGVFDAEAGTLTLYVDGEVRATRTTTRRPGSTTAPLALATDADNGTREFSGTIRRARVYARALTAAELAATDRGAGDDGVRFWFDAATVEVTRKKPERRTFFAYGGDWGDNPNDGNFVADGVVTADRGHTGKAAEVKRIYQAVHAAPVPGGGPGAVILTNEYLFTDLREFDGRWALVADGKAVQKGRLTREQLAVAPLSRKEITLPVRLPRDPAPGTEYFLELSFTTKERTKWAAAGFEVARQQIPLDAGGPAVTPAPLTSVPALRHEDGDREIRVRGTGFSVVVDKRTGTITSYEARGSRLIDSGPVPNFWRAPTDNDKGNGQHTRNQTWRDAGARRTVTRVTVRALRDRAVRIEVGGTLPTTVESAYTTVYTIFGNGEIKVDNTLHPGAATLPYIPEVGTMLFLPRRLDRLHYYGRGPEENHWDRNNGTDVGLYSGTVAEQWTPYIRPQENGNKTDVRWAALTGRDGAGLLVCGEPLLEVNASHFTPEDLSSGVRHDYQLTPRDQIVLRVNHRQMGVGGDNSWGAHTHDEYKLFADRDYSYTYRLRPLADVREAMAASRRRTADG, encoded by the coding sequence ATGCCGCACTCGCCCATGTCACCCGCCGATCTCCCGGCCCCCCGCCCCCGCCCGGTCGTCAGCCGCCGGCGTCTGCTGGAGTCGGGCGCCGCCCTCCTCGGCGGCGCCGTCCTCGCCGCGCCGTCCACGCCGTCCGCCGCGGCCCCCGCGGCCGGATCCCGCGCGGTCACCGACGGCCCCCCGGCGTGGAACGACTTCGGTGTCTTCCGGCTCGGCACCGAGCCGCCGCACACCACCCTGATGCCCTACGCGGACGTGCGACAGGCCCTGGCCGGCGACCGCACCCGTTCGCCCTACCGGCTGAGCCTGGACGGGCGGTGGAAGTTCGCCTACGCGGAGCGCCCCGACGACCGCGACCCCGACTTCCACCGCACCGACGTCGACGACCGCGACTGGGACACCATCCCGGTCCCGTCCGTGTGGCAGCTGCACGGCTACGACCGCCCGATCTACCTGAACATCACCTACCCGTACTGGGGGCCCAACGGCCTGGGGGAGGAGCCGCAGCCCCCGGCCGCCCCGACCCGCTACAACCCGGTCGGCCAGTACCGCCGCACCTTCACCGTCCCCCGCGACTGGTCGGGACGGCGCACCTTCCTGCACTTCGAGGGCGTCAAGTCCGCGCACTACGTGTGGATCAACGGCGAACTGGTCGGCTACGACGAGGACTCCTACACCCCCTCCGAGTACGACATCACCGACCACCTCAGGCCCGGCACCAACCAGATCGCGGTCGAGGTCTACCGCTACTCCGACGGCGACTGGCTGGAGGACCAGGACATGATCCGGCTGAGCGGCATCTTCCGCTCGGTCTACCTGTACTCCACCCCGGCCGTGCACCTGCGCGACTTCACCCTCGGCACCCCGCTGAACGACACCTACACCGCCGCCGAGCTGACGGTCACCGCGAGCGTGCGCGCCTACGGCGGCGCCGGCGGCGGGCGGTACACCGTCGAGACCCAGTTGTACGACGCCCGCGGTCACGCCGTCTGGGCCCGGCCCCTGGAGCAGACCGCCGACCTCGGCACGGTCCGCGCCGGCGAGGACGTCACCGTACGCGCCGCCCGGGCCGTGGCGGACCCGAAGCTGTGGTCGGCCGAGCACCCGCACCTCTACACGGCCGTCCTGCGGCTGCGCGACCCCTCCGGCAAGGTGACCGAGACCCTCTCGCACCGCGTCGGCTTCCGCGAGTTCGCGCTCAAGGACGGGCTGATGCGCATCAACGGCAAGCCGGTCTCGCTCCGCGGCACCAACCGGCACGAGATGCACCCGGCCAGGGGCACCGCCCTCACCCGCGAGGACATGGTCCAGGACATCGGGCTCATCAAACGGCTGAACATGAACAGCGTCCGCACCTCGCACTACCCCGACAACCCGCTGTGGTACGAACTGGCCGACGAGTACGGCCTCTACCTCGTGGACGAGACCAACCTCGAGACCCACGGCATCCGCGACGAGTACCCGGGCGACCACCCCGAGTGGACCGCGGCCTGCGTGGCCCGCGCCCAGAACATGGTCCACCGCGACAAGAACCACGCCAGCGTCGTCATCTGGTCCCTCGGCAACGAGGCCGGCGGCGGCTCCACCTTCACCGCCATGCACGACTGGATCCGCTCCTACGACCCCACCCGGGTCATCCAGTACGAGGGCGACGACCGCCCCGGGATCAGCGACATCCGCTCGGAGATGTACGACACGCCCCAGCGGGTCGAGCAGCGGGCGAAGGACACCTCCGACACCCGTCCGTACGTCATGATCGAGTACTCCCACGCGATGGGGAACTCCAACGGCAACTTCAAGAAGTACTGGGACGTCGTCCGCCGCCACGACGTGCTCCAGGGCGGCTGGATCTGGGACTTCGTGGACCAGTCGCTGAGCTGGCCCGTCCCGGCGCGCACCCTGCTGACCGAGACCGGGCCCGCCGGGCTGCGCGGCGAGATCCTCGCCCCGAGCGGCACCTTCGACCGCGACGAGGGCCTGTCCGGCGGTACGGTCTTCGCCCGCGACGACCGCCTCGACATCACCGGGTCGCTGACCCTGGAGGCGTGGGTCACCCCGCACGTGACCGGTTACCACCAGCCCATCATCGCCAAGGGCGACACCCAGTACGCGCTGAAGCAGAACGGCCGGAGGCTGGAGTTCTTCATCCACTCCGGCGGCCAGTGGATCACCGCGACATGGGCGCTGCCGGACGACTGGACCGGCCGTGAACACCACCTCGCCGGCGTGTTCGACGCGGAGGCCGGCACGCTCACCCTGTACGTCGACGGCGAGGTGCGCGCCACCCGCACCACCACCCGGCGCCCGGGCAGCACCACCGCGCCCCTCGCGCTCGCCACCGACGCCGACAACGGGACCCGGGAGTTCAGCGGCACCATCCGCCGCGCCCGCGTCTACGCCCGCGCCCTGACCGCCGCCGAACTGGCCGCCACCGACCGGGGCGCGGGCGACGACGGCGTGCGGTTCTGGTTCGACGCCGCCACCGTCGAGGTCACCCGGAAGAAGCCGGAGCGGAGGACCTTCTTCGCCTACGGCGGCGACTGGGGCGACAACCCCAACGACGGCAACTTCGTCGCCGACGGCGTCGTCACCGCCGACCGCGGCCACACCGGCAAGGCCGCCGAGGTCAAGCGGATCTACCAGGCGGTCCACGCCGCCCCGGTCCCCGGCGGCGGCCCCGGCGCGGTCATCCTGACCAACGAGTACCTCTTCACCGACCTGCGCGAGTTCGACGGCCGGTGGGCCCTGGTCGCCGACGGCAAGGCCGTGCAGAAGGGCAGGCTGACCCGTGAGCAGCTCGCCGTGGCGCCGCTGTCCCGCAAGGAGATCACCCTGCCCGTACGGCTCCCCCGCGACCCGGCGCCGGGCACCGAGTACTTCCTCGAACTGTCCTTCACCACCAAGGAACGCACGAAGTGGGCCGCGGCCGGATTCGAGGTGGCCCGGCAGCAGATCCCCCTCGACGCCGGCGGCCCGGCCGTGACCCCCGCCCCGCTGACGAGCGTGCCCGCCCTGCGCCACGAGGACGGCGACCGGGAGATCAGGGTGCGCGGCACGGGGTTCTCCGTCGTCGTCGACAAGCGCACCGGCACCATCACCTCCTACGAGGCCAGGGGCAGCCGCCTGATCGACTCCGGTCCGGTGCCGAACTTCTGGCGGGCGCCCACCGACAACGACAAGGGCAACGGCCAGCACACCCGCAACCAGACCTGGCGCGACGCCGGCGCCCGCCGCACGGTCACCCGTGTCACCGTGCGCGCCCTGCGCGACCGCGCCGTCCGGATCGAGGTCGGCGGCACGCTGCCGACCACGGTGGAGTCGGCGTACACCACCGTCTACACGATCTTCGGCAACGGTGAGATCAAGGTCGACAACACCCTGCACCCCGGGGCCGCGACCCTGCCGTACATCCCGGAGGTCGGGACGATGCTGTTCCTGCCGCGCCGTCTGGACCGCCTGCACTACTACGGCCGCGGCCCGGAGGAGAACCACTGGGACCGCAACAACGGCACCGACGTGGGCCTGTACTCCGGGACCGTCGCCGAGCAGTGGACCCCCTACATCCGCCCCCAGGAGAACGGCAACAAGACCGACGTCCGCTGGGCGGCGCTCACCGGCCGCGACGGCGCCGGCCTGCTGGTCTGCGGTGAGCCGCTGCTGGAGGTCAACGCCTCCCACTTCACCCCGGAGGACCTGTCGTCCGGGGTCCGCCACGACTACCAGCTCACCCCGCGCGACCAGATCGTCCTGCGGGTGAACCACCGTCAGATGGGTGTCGGCGGCGACAACAGCTGGGGCGCCCACACCCACGACGAGTACAAGCTGTTCGCCGACCGCGACTACTCCTACACCTACCGGCTGCGCCCCCTGGCCGACGTCCGTGAGGCGATGGCGGCCTCGCGGCGGCGCACGGCGGACGGCTGA